A DNA window from bacterium contains the following coding sequences:
- a CDS encoding T9SS type A sorting domain-containing protein, whose protein sequence is GEYTYNTTIRFNWTQNNPDPETAIYNYRLQVRSEDGTIFDGSVGDVKSYNVSGCGYNLTYEARVMSQSGGGWSASWSGWSDGIMVVRLLDISNNLIHPRKADKTATIKYFIINPAKVNLKIYNLMGELVMSLVDNENKGQEMHTELWSGKNEKGSTVASGIYLVHIEVGGENATEKICVVK, encoded by the coding sequence AGGGCGAGTATACGTATAATACTACAATTCGTTTTAACTGGACTCAGAATAATCCTGACCCTGAAACAGCAATCTATAATTATAGGTTACAGGTGAGGTCTGAAGATGGGACAATATTTGATGGCAGTGTGGGTGACGTTAAGAGTTATAACGTTTCAGGATGTGGATATAATTTGACGTATGAGGCTCGAGTGATGTCACAGAGTGGTGGTGGCTGGAGCGCCTCCTGGTCGGGCTGGAGCGATGGGATAATGGTTGTCCGCCTACTCGATATATCTAACAACTTGATTCATCCCAGGAAAGCAGACAAGACAGCGACTATCAAGTATTTTATAATAAATCCAGCCAAAGTTAATCTAAAAATCTATAACCTGATGGGCGAGCTGGTGATGAGTTTAGTGGATAATGAGAATAAAGGTCAGGAGATGCATACGGAACTCTGGTCGGGAAAGAATGAAAAGGGCTCAACCGTAGCCAGCGGAATCTACTTAGTACATATAGAGGTAGGAGGAGAGAACGCAACAGAGAAAATATGTGTGGTGAAATAA
- a CDS encoding type II secretion system protein, with amino-acid sequence MEKQKGFTLIELMIVVALLGILGYGIMKFFTNTYRTWWQTSQQIDAQQKARVAMDEMTRFIRQARPVTEIVVGNWGSEEPNTMIIFTHIDGRQICYSQVGDSLRREVDDGVTIVGTDLIPEDLVSVYFVLDSTTSPTQVDISTLTVRTPGTGGEQGSLTFPRKRVFLRNR; translated from the coding sequence ATGGAAAAACAGAAAGGATTCACTCTTATAGAGTTGATGATAGTTGTTGCTTTGCTCGGTATTTTAGGATACGGGATAATGAAGTTCTTCACCAATACGTACAGAACCTGGTGGCAGACCAGTCAGCAGATTGATGCACAACAGAAGGCGCGTGTGGCTATGGACGAGATGACCAGGTTTATCAGGCAGGCAAGGCCTGTTACGGAAATAGTGGTTGGTAACTGGGGAAGTGAAGAGCCCAATACAATGATAATATTCACCCATATCGATGGCAGGCAGATTTGTTACTCTCAAGTTGGTGACAGTCTGAGACGGGAAGTTGATGATGGAGTTACTATTGTTGGTACTGACTTAATACCGGAAGACCTTGTCTCAGTCTATTTTGTGCTCGATTCCACGACCAGTCCAACTCAAGTGGATATCTCAACATTGACTGTGCGGACTCCGGGAACCGGCGGCGAGCAGGGTAGCCTAACCTTCCCCAGAAAGAGAGTGTTTTTGCGCAATCGTTAA